Part of the Sciurus carolinensis chromosome 7, mSciCar1.2, whole genome shotgun sequence genome, TGCTACCCTGGCTGCGCCCGTTGCTATTTCCGCTTCCGGTGGCGTGAAGCCCCGAACGGGGTGGGCTCTCCGGGCCGGCTTCGCCGTCTCCGCCCCTGTCCCTGGCGGCCCACGTGCGCGCCGCGCCGTCATCTAGGGGGCGTGGTCTGCAGCTTCGGGGCGGGGCTGTTGTCCACCACTTGCCTAGCGTGGGTAACGCGTTTATGACTGTCGGGGAAGCCTGACACAGTGACCCCGCGACACTGAGAGACTCAAAGAATTTACATAATGATTTCTGGATAGTATTAAGTAGTTGAGGCATAGGCATACTTTTTGTTAAAAAGTGAATGCTATCTTCTACCATCTCCTTATGACTGATCAGGGGCAAAAAAGAGCAGAGTTCTACTAAGACATGGCCTTGTCGGTTCAGGGTTGACGTGTATAACAAAATCTCGAGGTGCACAGGTGTAAACGAGTTACTCCAGCACATAAATCACAGTGCGGCAGAGCTTGGGTtcactacttttttttccctaggtaAACTTGGCTGCGTATGATTCAGCTACGATAAATAGCACATACAATGAAATGATATACAATGCGAAGTGTACACTGATAAGTTTTGGCATCCACACACTCTTTAAACCATCACTACAATCAAGATGTGGGTTGATTTCAAACTACTGCTTAATAGATATTGGGCCCAGCACTGTGTCACACAACGCTAATCCCAGTGCCTCTGGAGATTGAGataggaggacagcaagtttgaggctTTCCTGGGTAactgagaaactgtctcaaaaaagaggactggggatttagctcagtagtagagtgcctctgggttcaatccccagtactgcagcaAAACTATAGGCGTGGGAGTTTGAGCAAGGTGCTTCTGTAGCCCTGTCAGCGCCTGAATGGTGTTTCTTGCCAAAGTCAACAGgtcaattttcctttttcttcttggcaCTGGGAAAGCACTGAGGggtactttaccagtgagctacatccccagctctttttaaaaactttgagacagggtctaagtttctgagggctatgttgccgaggctggctttgaacttgttatctgcttcagtcttccaagactctgggattttaggcatgcaccaccatgcctggcagggaCCAGTCTTTTGACTTCATTCTACTTACTTTCCCAGCATGATAGCATTTGGTAACTCTTTTCTTCAGTGACACTGTTTTCCATCTCACTGGCTGCTCCCTTTCATTttctagacagggtctcactaaattgttgaggctggcctcaaattgccatctttctgcttctgcctccattgaatagctgggactataggcatgtgccatgtcTGCCCACAGATGGAAAGCTAGAGCTTCCTTAGGACTGTGAATGATTTTGTAGTCTACAGAACTGAAGACTGAGGATTTGTTgctttttggtatcagggattgaacctaagggcacgtaaccacagagtcacatccccagccctttttattttaagacagtctcaGTAGGTTACTTACAGATTCGcttagtttctgaggctggcttcaaacctgcaatctTCCCGCCTCAGGTTCTggagtgctgggattataggcatgcaccactatgcccagcagtTTTGTTCTGAATACCTAAGGACCTTGTAGTGGCATGATTGTCACACATGCCTTGGACTATCTCTTTACTTGTGAGATAAATTAACTATTTACTTTAGACTAACGTGAGGCATTACAACAAATACTTACACCTGATTATCTGAAACATGGTAGGTGCTTTAGAATACATGCATGATTGTGGCTTCAACCATCAACTACATGCAGATAACTCAGATTGATGTTTCTAGTAATCTATCAAAACTTGTATATCCAACTACTTACCTCTGCTTGGATGCCTTAAGACAACTGAAAACATCCCCAAGCCAAAATTAGTGGCTGTTTCCTCCcagtagctttttaaaaagagaactacATAAGCCAGAATAACCTGGAGAAAcctaaaaatactttcattttgacCTGTCACTTCCAAATATTCACTTTTCTCCAACTCAAACCTATGGCCACCATCCTGCTCACCTGTACTAACTGAAGCAAACTTCCAGCCTCCATTTCTAAGTCAGGCCATCTCCAAAcaaatggatctttttttttttttttttttttttttttttttttttgcggtgctgggtatcaaactcagggccttgtgcttgagaggcaagcactctaccgactgagctctctcTCCAGCCCCAAACAAATggatcttattaaaaaaaaaaaaaaaatccatctgatCCATAATCCTCACCAGTATACTTTAGACTTCCTTTAAAATCTAAGTCCTTATGTTCTGCAACCCTGAGTGGTCAATTCATCCTTCATCTCTATCAAAGACTTTTACTGGGACTACTCTCCCAACCCACCTCTTGTTTCTTTCAGGGTTTATCTTGGGTGTCATTTCCCTTCCTGACTCCCTTTATTATGCTCTCCCCTTTCGCTGTATCTCTCCTTTACAGAAGTTTTGACAGGTATATTTTTACAGCTATTTGTGTGTCtccactactggggattgaacgcaggggtacTTTAaaaactgagctatacccccagtcctttctactttttgaaacagggtctcatgcaattgcccagctggccttgaacttgtgatcctcctgcgtcagcctcctgaatagcggGGAACACGAGCATGCAGCTCTTGGCTATTTGTGATTTTTGATGAACACTTTAAAATGCACTGGTTTTAGCTATTATCATTAGTGTCTGGAATACTGCCTGGCTCACAGGAACTCAATACATTTTTGTTGAAATACTGTGCTTCATTATATTTACTTCATATACACCAAACTGACAAACATaggtaaaatgtttaaaaattactcCCTGCCACcatgtctttcctttcttctataaTACTTCACCCTTGACCACATGTAGCCTGGTTTGGTTGATGCCTGTTGGCTAAAGGGACCCCACAGATTCCCTTGAATGGGAAGAGACTTAAGCATCACCACCTGAATGACTAGAACACAGGGATTAAGGAAAATGCTGGTTTCCACTGTGTTTATTACTAATATAAAAAAacgttaaaaagaaaaaaattcattctcaGTTCTTCAACGGCTCCCATCCCTCCCTCTTGCCCACACAACTCCTGACCCATTTCCCCAGGGCCAGCTCAAAACTGAACCTGTTCACTGCCGTTTTCACAGAAAACAACCAGTGCCAGGGATGTGAGGGAAGAGTGTCAGAAGAGAGCAACAGTACTGTCCAGGTTCCACCCAAAGATAGGCCAGGTGGAGATTCACAGAATTCAAATGAAAGGGCTGGTGGCCTCAAAATGACATAGTCTAACTAAAATGGGCTGAAAAGGAGCTGGGTAGGGAGGCCCATCTGAGGCTTTACAAGACATCACTGGCCTGTGtcagacccagaataaccaacaccagaagaaacagggaggCAGTCTTGTGGAATTCCACAATTCTCccaagttgggaggtggggaaagtcTATAGGGCACCAAGAGCCTCACTCATTTTGGCAGGAAAAATTATTCTAGTGTTGGGAAATCACAAAAATGCCACGGACACTGAGAAAGGCTACAAGGGGATGCACAGTTTCACAAAGCACAGTGATCACAGACCATAGCGGTGGGGATCATGCTACTGACAGAGAAACTACAAAATCCAAAAGCAGGGGCAGTTGCCTTTCAGGGAGCAACTCCGTACCAGTCACCCAAACCTGACCCCAGGTCAGAAAACCTGGTGAGTTTCCCGAGCAGCTGAAAACATTGGGATGTCACATAAAAAGGACTTAAAACAAGCAGCTAAAGGGGGTAGGAAACCACTCCAGGGCTCTCAGGAATTGAGGGCAATACTGGGGACAGGTGGACAGATGCACAAGAAACAGCACCAAAGAGGTTTCCTGTTCAGCAGTCATTTGGCGAAAGGGAAGAAGATCCAGGAGGCAGTTGAGGGAGCAAGAAGGGGTCCCGAAGGCAAGTCTCTGGAGGCTGGATTAGAAGACAGAGCGCACTGTGCACCAGTGATGAAACACAACTCTGGACCCCAAACCAGGGAGGTGGTGGATGGGGGTGGACGTGTCACTGACCGAGGGTGTCGGGTGGAAGAGCCTCACAGTAGCCATCACGGGGCCAGAGGGAAATAAATGGCCACTAGGTCACAAAGGGCTCTTTTCCAGCCTGGATGGGAAGGCACAGTCTCACAGAGGAGGTCCATTGACGCCTGGGTGGTAGAAGGCACAGAGGTCTTCATATCTACAGTGGCCCTTTTTGGAAAAGTGTCGACAGACAGGGCGGTCGGATTTGTCTGTGGACAAGTGAAAATAGGTAAATTTAAAtctgaataagaaagaaaacgAATGTCATAAAAAGCAGAGATAAAACCAGATTTGCTACCCTCTACCACTTCCAGatactttggctttttttttggcagggggagcTGAGGACCTGGGCCTTGGGTGTGCTACGTgtatactctaccactgaactaaactCCCAGCCCTCTATGTTTTTTTGACATGGTAGTCTTTCTCCTGGGAGAAAGAACATTTAGgactacttctatttctggatatagtggtatatgcctgtaatctcagtgacttaggagactgaggcaggaggacaagttTGAGATCATCCTGGGTAACtgagagagatcctgtctctaaaaaataaaaagggctgggggtagagtaccccaggttcaattccccagttctgagagggaaaaaaacaacaaaaaacagttggtacaggggctgggggtgtagttgaGTGGTAGTGTGTTTACCTGCCATGCCTGAGGTCATAGATTCAATGCCCAGAATCacgaaaggaggaaaaaataaaataagtacagCCCCAAGAAGAAGAGTCATGGGAATCCTGGGAATCAGGCCACTGTGGGATTTAATGCGTATGAAATATGCACAGGCATAACAAAGTGGACCTCACCTTCCATAACCTGGGGGCCATCCTTAGGCGGGCAGGTATTCTTGATAAGAGACCAGCTTTTGAGCCTTCGAGGGTTTCTCTGCTCTTTGTGAAAGGTTTCCCTGGAGGGACCCCCATGGCCTGGCCCCGGAAAAGGGGGTTCAGCATTGACCCCCCACCAACCACGACCATATGGGCCAGACCTGGGGCCGAGGCCTCCCCGGATTGGGCCTCTGCCCCGGGGAGGAGGTGGGAGACTCAGCAGTGGTGGAATCATCAGTCCCCTTGATCCTGGAGGACCTCTGTGAAGAGCTGAACAAAGAAAGACACAGAAAGGTGACCTATGGGCAGCTTAATCCTGACACAGAAGACCTGATCCCTCCCCTCTTTTACTGAAGTACAGCATACAGACAGAGATAAATCAGTTTTAAGTGCACAGCCCAATtatcacaaaacaaacacacCTGTGTTTCCACCACCTAGGTGAAGAAATAGAGCCTTATTAGCACTTCAAAAGACCCGCCCATgtgccccttccccctccccaaacATAACCACCATTCTGACTTCAAACACCATAGGTTAATCTTTGCCTGTTTTCAAACTTTGCATACATGGAATCATACAGTCtgtattcttttgtgtctggctccttTCGCGCAACATCatgtttgtgagattcatccagGTTGCCTGTAGCggtagttcattcattttcattgcagTGTAGTATCCCATTGCATGCATACAAACAACTGATTTATCCATGCTACTGATGATGGACATGTGGgtggtttccagtttggggctataaCAAgaaatgttgctatgaacatttttatatatgtcttTGTTACACATAACGTATGTATTTCTGTTGAGTATATACGTAGTAGAGGAATTACTGGGTCCAAGAGTGTATGCACATTCAAgtgtaaaagaaaaagtcaagttTAACAGAATTGTCAAACTTTGTTTCAAAGTATACCAATTTACACTCCAAGGAATAGTTCCATAGCCTCAACAATGCTTTTTACTGTGTCTTTCTGTTGTGAAAAGTAGTGGGCTGTTTTTTACTGTGGTAAAaactatataatataaaaatttaccattttaactatttttaaatgcatagtTCAATAGTgttatgtatattcatatgttGTGAAACAATTGCCCAGAACTtttcttgcaaaactgaaactttatacccaCTAAAAaactccctgcccctcccctgggcTACTACTAACCACCATCtcactgtttgtttgtttgtttttcctttcctttttttttttttttttgagatgggcagGAGCAGGGGGATGGGGGGGGTCTTAccatgttgcccaagctggtctcaaacacCTAGACTCAaagtcatcctcctgccttagcctcctgagtagctgggatcacaggtgcacACTACAGTACCCAGCTCTGTTTCTCTGAATTTGACTTTAGATACCACATGGAAGTAGTAtcatacaaactttttttttttttttttgtgaccaGCTTATTTCTTAGCaaaatgtcctcaaggttcatccaggTTGTAGTGTATGATAgcattttgtttatacattttgtttatccactcttttgttaatggacatttgggttgcttccagctCTTAgggtattgtgaataatgctacagtgAATCTACAGATATTTACTCAAGATGctgctttccattctttttgatatatatattcagaaatgGGACTGCTAGAGcatatggtagctctattttaaattttttgaggaatttccatgttTATGGAAGATGACTGTACCATCTTACAAATACATCAATAATGCATGAGTTCTAATTTCAAAGTGGTATGCTTTTATCTTGCATTTATTTGATAATTAAGGATGTTGAGTACATGTTCacatgtttttcttctatttagatCTCCATTTTTATAAGGTGCCTATTCtgttcttttgtcaatttttctaatGGGCTGTCTCTGAAAGAGCtccttaaatattctatatataacttctttctttaaaaaatatttttatatttgtagatggacataatacctttatttacttattattttatgtggtgctaaggatcaaacccagtgcctcacatgtgccaggcaagcgctctaccactgagttacgacCCCGGCCCTATATATAAATTCTTTATTGGTTATGTTTGTTGCAAATATCTTCTACTCTAAGGCTTCCAGTTAATTTCTTAATGGTGTCATGATTAACATGATTATCTGAGGTTCAATTTATCAATCTTTCCTTTATTATTAGTATACATGTTTAAAAACTCTTAGCTATTCCCAAATTTGCTTTCTAAAAGAATAATTCTTTCAATTTTCACACTTAAATCTACAGTTCCCTTGGACTGCCATTTGTATTTGGTCACTGAAATCTGAATAAgtcagatttcatttttttccacatgaATGTCTAATCAATTCAgcttcatttattgaaaagagcACTTCTTCAGTTCTACCTTTACATAAATGAAGTGTTCCTACATCTGTGGGCCTATTACTGGATGCTAAACTGTTCTATTGACTTATATATGCATTACTGTGTCCAAACTACACTTTTGTAATTACTGGAGCTTTACTGCAAGTCTTGGTTTTCACAGTAAGTCCTCcaactttaaaaatgtcttcgTGGTTTTTCACCCCTATCCCCTGCATGTCCACATAATAATGTAGAATGTTTACTTCCACAAAAACATTACAGAGATTCTGACAGGGAATGCAGTGAATCTACAGATTACTTTgggaagaaaagacatttttacaACATTGAGTTTTCAAATCTGTGAATACACAACTTCTCTCCATTCATTCAGATTCAGAATCCCTGATTTTTTTACTTAAGACTTTGATGAATTTTACTCCCTCCCCTGTGCCCTTCCTCTGGACCTCCAAAAATGATCTGGGGCCCTTCCTCCTCACCTGACTTGGGGTCACCAGGCTTTCCATTGGCCATGGGGGGAGGGCCCAGAAGGCTAGGTGGTCCTAAGAGTAGACACGAAAATATAGTCATTAGAAGAGACTAAAGAACTTATGTTTCTTTATGGGTTTTTGTTCTATTATTAATTTCTCAATTCATTCAGTAAAAGCAAGTATGTTCTCAACAGTGTTGCGAATTCTCACCCCATATATCTTCCCTTTGCAAAGCTGCTTCAGGTGTGGCAAAAAGTGGAGTCTTAATCAAAGGACACTGACAATTTCTCTACCTCACACTGCTACTATCCATAAAATCCCAGGTGATTCCAGAGCTAATCCAAAGGTTCAACCTTTAGCTGCTGGTCAATCAGACAgttcttttctcctccccttccctgagGGTAGTAGTTTACAGAAGTCTGCACTTCCACCTTCCCTGTGAAATGTGGTTACAAATTGTCAACCCAGTCATCGCAATCTGTGATATCTCTACTGCCCCTCTACCCTGCCATTCGGCGGCTGCGCAAACGGGCTCTTTACCCTCTCCTCCTCCGCCTTGTCCAGAAAGGCTTGGGACCCGGACTAAGATTGAGGGTTCAAGTAAGTGAACTCCTCATTCGAGGTTCCATCGTCaacaggcctcctctgccccaCTCCCGCGCGTGCGCCCTTCCTCCTTCCGTTAGAGCCCCCTCCCCCGCACTTTAGCAGTCCTAGCCCCTCGTCTGGAATGGCTGACAAGCATGTGCACACCCTTCCAAGGCCCCTCACCGATGGGACTCTCATCTTCCTCATCTCCAGTCTCTTCCCGCTCGGGCAGTGGTGGCTGCTgtggcggctgctgctgctgctgattcTGCTTCTTTCGTTTCGGCATCGTGGCTGCGGCAATGGCTGCAGCGGGATTTGGAGGGCAGTGAGGAAGGGGCACGCTGCGATTCTGTTTCCGCTTCCGGGAGGGCGGTGGGCACTGAGGCCCAAGCTCCCGCCATTCCACTTCCGGAAGGTAGCTGAGAATTTTTGTTGTGTCTGCATTCTCATGTAAACCGCCTCCTTCAGTCTCTGCAAGGCAGGGCGAAAACGTTAACTCTTCTCTTTGCCCCGTTTCTATAAGTGCTTAAAAAAATTCCCTCCACGGTGAAAAGCACAAGTAACTCCTCACAGTGCCATAGAGTCGACAAATTTTCGGGCCAGAAAGCCTGAGAACGAAAGGCCTGTCGCGTCTTAAAATCGCCACATCCGGTCCGCGGTTACTATGGTAACAGTTGCAGGCACAACTTCGTGCCCTCTGACCCGTCTCCAAAAGTCCTGTCCCACCTGGGTTTTTCTTCTGGCCTGCGCTTGCACTTATGATCTATGAGCCTGCTTCTTCTCGTCGTTCCCACAGGGAATTTGGGTCCCAGCAGGTCGGCACCGAGGACTCTTCAGACCTCCACTCGCCCCTTAAGACCTTTGACTGTGCCCCCAGTGTAACACAGCAAACTGGCTTTATTCCTTGGACGCGCAGTCTCGGCTTTCCCCTATGGTCAAGTCCCCGGGTTAGTAGTGTAGCTTGTCCACGCCTCCCTTTCCCCTGGGTAGTAGGACTCGCCCTCCTCTCCACCGCCCCCTCCAGGTGAGTGGTAGCTTCTCTCTGGAGCGCAAGGTAGTGATGACACGCGTCCCCCCTCCTCTGGGCGCGCGTTGGTAGCGTCCGTGACGGAGTTAGTTCGATCCTCCCACGCGCGCCTCCTTCCTCGCCGCCGCTGAGCCTTCTCGGTGCCACTGGCTCTCATGTGTCGGTAGCCCACCCCGCATCACCCTCTCCGCCTCACTTCTAGGGGGAAGTGAGTGTCTCCCCTGTGCGCCTTCCATCCGGACCGCCGCGGCAAGTCGGTCGTGCCCGCCCGCTGACGTCACCTGCTAGCTCCGCCTCCTCAAGGGTCCCGGGCCCTTGCGGCGGGGGCTACCAGGGGGAGTCAGTTGAGGCGGCCGTAGCTCGGCGGAGGGCGGGCCAGGTGACTGGTCCAGGCCATGCCGAGGAAGAAGCCCTTCAGCGTGAAGCAGAAGAAGAAGCAGTTGCAGGACAAACGGGAGCGGAAGCGAGGTCAGTGCGGGAgcgggaggagggggcggggctcGGGCTCCCGCACATCTGGGAGGAGGGGTGTGCCTGCCGCACATCTGGGGGGGCGTGGGAGGGGGAGTGGGCTCGCGCGGATCTGCGTGGGCGCCCGCGGAGGGGATTCCCCCACTCCAGCGCCCCCCCATGTCTGGAAGGGGTGGGAAAGGATGGAGAGTTGGGGGAGGGGAGTCCCTCCAGCTCAAACGGGGCGCCATCCCAGCAGCTCCCTGGAAGAGTGACTATCCCCACGCACATCCGGAGGGTCCGGGGTAGGGAGGTCCTGAGGACGGAGCTTCGAAAGTAGTTGGGTGGACTGAAAGGAGGACCAGGCGGTCCAGGTAGGGGGGTCTTTTGGCTAGCCTGCACTGGCGTCACTGGCCCCTCCCCGCAGGGCTTCAAGATGGGCTGCGCTCCAGTTCCAACAGCCGCAGCGGGAGCCGGGAGCGGCGGGAAGAGCAGACCGATACCTCGGATGGGGAATCTGTAACCCATCATATCCGCAGGCTCAACCAGCAGCCTTCCCAGGGCCTGGGTCCGCGAGGCTACGACCCAAATCGGTGAGGGAGGGAGTGGGGCTCAGGCCTGGGCTTCCCCGCCTTCTTGAAAGTGGGAGTGTTGAGGGAAAGCTTGCTGCTGTTGGTGGACACTTGAAAGTGGAGATAGTGAGGCCGGAACACCAGTGTTCTCCCGGAGCAGGCCCCAATCCTCCCTTCCAGAGGGACTGGAGAGTTTGACTTTTAGAAGGGGTTGGCCTGGTCTTCTGTGAAAGGGGAGAATGGGGGGAGGCCCACTGAAAGGAAATTTGAACAACTGGAGAgagaaaactttgttttctgtAGGGGATGGGGTGCGGGGAGGGGTTGTGGTCTTGCTGTACGTCTGGTCCTTTTTCCCTTAGATACCGGCTTCATTTTGAGCGGGATAGTCGGGAGGaggtggagaagagaaaaagagca contains:
- the Prr3 gene encoding proline-rich protein 3 isoform X3; this translates as MSIISSMDKSVVCMHAMGYYTAMKMNELPLQATWMNLTNMMLRERSQTQKNTDSLHRGPPGSRGLMIPPLLSLPPPPRGRGPIRGGLGPRSGPYGRGWWGVNAEPPFPGPGHGGPSRETFHKEQRNPRRLKSWSLIKNTCPPKDGPQVMEDKSDRPVCRHFSKKGHCRYEDLCAFYHPGVNGPPL
- the Prr3 gene encoding proline-rich protein 3 isoform X1 — translated: MSIISSMDKSVVCMHAMGYYTAMKMNELPLQATWMNLTNMMLRERSQTQKNTDCMIPSLHRGPPGSRGLMIPPLLSLPPPPRGRGPIRGGLGPRSGPYGRGWWGVNAEPPFPGPGHGGPSRETFHKEQRNPRRLKSWSLIKNTCPPKDGPQVMEDKSDRPVCRHFSKKGHCRYEDLCAFYHPGVNGPPL
- the Prr3 gene encoding proline-rich protein 3 isoform X2 codes for the protein MPKRKKQNQQQQQPPQQPPLPEREETGDEEDESPIGPPSLLGPPPMANGKPGDPKSALHRGPPGSRGLMIPPLLSLPPPPRGRGPIRGGLGPRSGPYGRGWWGVNAEPPFPGPGHGGPSRETFHKEQRNPRRLKSWSLIKNTCPPKDGPQVMEDKSDRPVCRHFSKKGHCRYEDLCAFYHPGVNGPPL